Genomic window (Zingiber officinale cultivar Zhangliang chromosome 2B, Zo_v1.1, whole genome shotgun sequence):
TTCATCTGTGTTTTCCGTCGAGCAACATTGGATCGATCGGTGTTCTTGCTTTCAAGAGTTTTCATCTGTGATTTCCGTCGAGCAACATTGGATCGAGCGGTGGTTGATTCTTCTTTGTAATTCGATAATGCAGCTAATTAATTGCTTCGCTTGCGATCGGGGATCGAGGTGGGGGTTTGCGGCCCTGTTTCTTTGGATCTCGATCTGGCCATGGCGGAGCCTTCCGATCGTCGGTTCTTGGTGGGCTACGCGCTCTTGCCCGAGAAGGAGCAGAGCTTCATCCGGCCCTCTCTCGTGACCACAGCTCGTGACCGCGGCATTGATCTCGTCCGCATCGACTCCTTGCGGCCCCTCATCGAGCAGGGCCCCTTCGACTGCGTGATCCACAAGCGCCAAGACGAAAAATGGAGGCTCCAGCTCATCGATTTCAGAGCCAAGAACCCCAGCGTACCCATCGTCGACCAAACCCTCCACAATATCAATCTCCTCCTCAACCGCATTACCATGCGGGAGTTCGTCTCCAAGATCAATATACATCCTGGAACAGAGACCTTCGGGGTCCCAAAGCAGATGGTGATCTACCACCAGAACAATGTCTTGCACAATTACTATGAGAAGATCGAGTCCTGCCTCGGGTTCCCCATCATCGTCAAGCCCGTCCGCTGCAACACAAGCAATAAGTCACACAGGATGACCTCTCGCCTTGGTACTATCCTTTCCATGCCATGGCTCCAATTTCCCATGGTTCTACAGCAGTTCGTCAATCACGGCGGGGTCGTTTTCAAAGTCTACGTCGCAGGAAATTACGTGCAGTGCGTGAAAAGAAAGTCCCTCAAGTTgcaaaggcgggtcccgccgcccagcggccccctcacccctgtcccacgagtatgagagggagtaaatcacggtgaatacgggcccggcgatgacatggcggtcgaaggtgtttagcacggacagatattgatgttatcgcaattgctgccgcagaccttcgacctcccgacccatgttgcaagaataccatgtcataaccggTTGATCCAGCCCGTGGGGTCGTTTTCAAAGTCTACGTCGCAGGAAATTACGTGCAGTGCGTGAAAAGAAAGTCCCTCAAGGATATACGCAGCGATGATCTCTTTCCCTTTACTTACTCTCGTGTACCCCCTGGACCCTATCAGAACCCTGAAGACGTCGAATATGCTGAAAATCTTGAAGCGGCAGAGCTTCCTTCATCGAGCTGTCAGAACCCTGAAGACGTCGATGACGAAGATGTAGAAGCAACAGAGCTGCCTCCACTGAGCTTTCTCGAGAAGATAGCAAGGGGCTTGCGGCAGGCTACGGGCTTGCGCCTCTTCAACTTCGACATGATAAGGGATGCGGATGCCCGCGACCATTACTTCATCATCGACATCAATTACTTCCCCGGCTACTCCAAGATGCCTGGTTATGAAGAATTTGTAACCAACTTTTTATGGGACATGGTTCATGAGAAAGGGGAATCTGATGCTGGCAGTTCTTCTTTCTCCGCCACGGACTGATGGGATGGATCCACGGTGGTTTGTTTCTCCAATCTTCTTTTCTCGTAAACTCTAATAATGTTCTTCCTTTCAGAATGCACATTCTTTCTTTTAGCTAATTCTTCGTTTCAGATTGTTGGACTTGAATTTTTCAGTCAGAATTCCATTCTTTTTACCGCCCTTTTCCGTTGAGttttttaattttcttcttcAATATTTTTATGTTTGTTATTTAAAAATGTTAGTAAAAGTAGCTAACATAAAAGAGCGATCCTCTCCAATGAGACGTTAATCAGTAAGATGCAACTAAATGCTTACTGATGTACCGCCACCTGGCGTTTATGCGAATCTGAGGCGAGCGTCcaatattaaaagatatgttggAGGAGATCCCACTGTCCTCTTTGTATGCAATAACTGTGTTTAGCTTGCGCCGGTCATTCGAGAGATCTCTCGAGAAGCGCAGGCAGACAAGCAGGCGGGAGGAATGCAGTACCGCAGCGGCGGCGATGGCAGGGGAGGTGGAGGCGGAGGGCAGGCGGTGATCGGGAGGAAGGAGACGGCGGCGGGGGCTAACGCTGGACTGAACGGGGATCCGCCGCCCCCTTTCCCgtttaaaaagaattattaatTTTGTAATAGGCGGGAGGGATCTCCGGCCTAAaatcaattatttttaaatttaaaattattaattttgacGCCCTTTTTTAATTTCTCAATAGGCCCCATTTCATTTATTGTCCAAAAAGAattaattcatttttattttattttattttattttttaatcaggcGTCATTTCGTGTCTCTGCTCTGCTATTAATTCTATCAAACGAAGAAAGAGAACCATGATCATCAAACAATCTCAAGATCAATCCAATTTCTCTCCCTTTGCAATAAAGGTAAATCACAATCAAACTCCACTGGATTCTGCATTCTGAAACTGTTTCTCCGCGATTTGTTCTTCCAAGGAATCCAGCGacgagaagatgaagaagaaggctcaCTGGAGATTGAAGAACTTTGAACACGCCAAGAGGAAGGAGATCTCGAGATTTAGATCAAAAGCACGGACAAATTGATGCCCAATCTCCTCGGCGTTGCAGTGCTGATCTACTGGAAATTCCTCCTTTCATAACCTTGTTGGctgttgctttgattgcaggcCATCCAAGGAACCGCCCAACGAATATAATCGTCCGACCAAGCAATTACTCATGGCATCCACTATCAAATCCACATCGTCCGCTTCTAATGCAACATGGTCAGAGTCTAACAAGATAAATTGCAAGGCATGGTCTTGTGAGAACAGCCAATTAATCAGCCCACCTCCAACTTCCACCATCTCCCTTGAGTTGTGCTGCACCGATTGAGTTCCTATGGGGATAGCCTAACCCTGCTGACCCTGTTGACCCTGCTGCTCTGGATCGGAGAGCTGAGCTTGCATTGCATTTGGAGCCATTGTCGGTGTTTCGGCCAAATACCGTGGATGGTCAAACCAATCAAACCAATCTCCTCTGACGCCTTTGATGAAGAGGAAGGACGAATATGACAGACACTCGAAGAGAGAGTTAGACTAGCTCAAGGATAGATCCCAAGGTCACTCAACATTAAGTTAGGATTTGTTTGAGGTGATATGCAAgaaaaagatggaaaagaaagaaCCTAGTCTAGGGTTTTCAAAATCGAGAAtcccttgttttttttcttttgtgaATGTCTATTTAGTTGTTAGGAGAGCCTCTCCACGTTGCATATTCTGTTGCAATTGTCCTCGTACAAGCCGATGAGGGAATCGGATCTAACAGATGTTAGTTGTCTTTCCTTTAACAAAATGATACGTAATCATAGGAGAGCATCTAGAAAACCAATTTTGATGACC
Coding sequences:
- the LOC122048340 gene encoding inositol-tetrakisphosphate 1-kinase 1-like; the protein is MAEPSDRRFLVGYALLPEKEQSFIRPSLVTTARDRGIDLVRIDSLRPLIEQGPFDCVIHKRQDEKWRLQLIDFRAKNPSVPIVDQTLHNINLLLNRITMREFVSKINIHPGTETFGVPKQMVIYHQNNVLHNYYEKIESCLGFPIIVKPVRCNTSNKSHRMTSRLGTILSMPWLQFPMVLQQFVNHGGVVFKVYVAGNYVQCVKRKSLKLQRRVDPARGVVFKVYVAGNYVQCVKRKSLKDIRSDDLFPFTYSRVPPGPYQNPEDVEYAENLEAAELPSSSCQNPEDVDDEDVEATELPPLSFLEKIARGLRQATGLRLFNFDMIRDADARDHYFIIDINYFPGYSKMPGYEEFVTNFLWDMVHEKGESDAGSSSFSATD